In the genome of Stegostoma tigrinum isolate sSteTig4 chromosome 16, sSteTig4.hap1, whole genome shotgun sequence, the window AAGGAATGATGTTTGTGGTTCTGCTCATACCTTCCCAGAGAGCTTCCTGAAACGCACGTACACTTTGTAACACAGTTTAACTCCTATCTAATCCACCTTCCCAATTCTCAGCCAATCAGCTGACATTGGCTTACTCCATGAGTGGGCAGTGACCAATGGAAGGTGAAGATGAAAACTGGTGGGAAATTCAACCTGGTTTCTCTTGAATGGAAAACTGAAAGCTGAACAATTACACCCTTGTCCAAATTAAGCAGCTGAACTCATCTTgaaccttaacaacttctccttcaattcctcccacttcctccaaacaaagtgggtggccatgggtacctgcatgggcccaagctatgcctgcctctttgtaggatacatggaacaattccttctccgaagctacactggccctatcccccacctcttcctctgttatattgatgactgcttcggtgccgcctcgtgcttccatgaggagctcgagcagttcatccacttcactaacacctaccaccccaacctcaagttgcCCTGGACTATTTCTGataactctctctcctttctgcatctctctgtttccatctctggcaactgcctggaaaccgatatctatttcaagcctaccaactcccacagctagctagaatacacctcctcccactgaccttcctgcaaaaatgccatctcctattcccaattccttcacctccgccgcatctgctcccaagatgaggcattccactcctggacatctcagatgtcctcgtttttcaagggcagcaacttcccctccacgATAGTCTCTCCCATTGGTCTCCAACCACATTTGTCCCTGTACCGTAAACAGCTTCACTCAGTTTGATGATTGGAGTAGACATGTGGAAAGTTAGTTAATTACCATTCACAGTCTTTCATTTTAATGAGCACAAAAACAGGATTATTGCAAATGATCAGAGAATCAGTTTGTGGATCCAATCTTCAAACAGATTCTTCATTCTGCCTGTCTCCCAGTGTAACATCAGTCAATTCAACACTCCAAGATAGCAAattgtggagccggatgaacacagcaggcaaagcagcatccgCTTGGcaatctgtgttcatccagctccacatctcgtaagatgctgcttggcctgctgtgttcatccagcttcacactttgttatctcggattctccagcatctgcagttcccattatctctgagttcaaCACTCCGCATGTTTCCAGTGGATTGAAAGGTTGTACTTTAAGTAGGTTCTAGCTTTCAATCCCCAATTTCTTCTCCAGATATGCCACTGCATTTTGAACCCACTTCTCACTGGCTCTCGTACAAATTCTCATCTTCCTCCTGTTTGTGAAGCTGAAAGAGTGAGATGAGATTATGATTATCAGAGAATCACAGGTATGAGCTCCAAACCTTTCATTTCCACAGACAGTGATAAAAACACTGTAAAACACTCACATGATAGAGGGAGTGGAGCAGCCAACCGTCCTGGTGAAGCTTACGAGCCGTTTATGAGGAATGCGAGTGGTCTTAAAGTTCTCACAGCAATCGAAAGTGACAGAGCCGGCTGCAATGAGGAAGAGTAGGAATGGAGATGGTGAATCCTTCAACACATTCACAGCACATTCTCACTGACAGCCTCCTTTTCCTCCATGTTTTCATCCAGAAGCACTTTGAGTGTACACAAcacaaacagaccattcagcccacctgttCCCTGCCGCAGTTTCAAACCCTCCTGGCACAGAACTCACTCAACCCATCCACATATCCAGCTATTTATCTCTCCCTCATATGTatatccagtctctctttaaaACATCTTAATATTATTCACTTTCACCACTCCTTCCAGCCTCAGGGTACACTTTCTAATCACTCTCTAGCTAAAGCATGTTCTACTCCATTCCTAATGGGATTGATTAGgagttttttcccagagtgggggactcaattactaggggtcatgagttcaaagtgagaggaggaaagtttaagggagatatgcgtggaaagttctttacgcagagggtggtgggtgcctggaatgcattactggcggagatggtagacgcagacacattagcgtcttttaagatatatatggacaggtacatgaatgggcggggagcaaatggacacagacccttagaaaatacatgacaggttaggcagaggatctcaaacggcacaggcttggagggccgaagggcctgttcctgtgctgtaattttctttgttctttgattagGAATTGTCCTCAGTTCTGCTCTCtatcacaagtggaaacatcattCCCACACCCACTCTATCAAACCCCTTGGACATATCCAAAACTGCCATCAGGCCTCTTTTCAGACTTCTGACTACTTGTGGAAAGTCTTGCAGCCATTTCCACACTACAAACGTAAGATGTAGCATTTTGGTAAAGGAAGTCAGGCCAGGACACACAGTTAATAGTAAGTTCCTAGGGACTGTTATCGGACAAAGAGAACTTGGGTTGCAgttttatagttccttgaaagtggagttgcaggcggacagggtggtgaagaaggcttttggtagacttgcttttattggtcattgtattgagtacaggagttggtaGGTTATGTTGTGgcttacaggacattggttaagccagttttgaaatactgcatgcaattctggtctccctactctTAGAAAGACGTTGTTATTGTAAGGGATcagaaagatttgcaaggatgttgccagtattAGAGGCTTTGagcgacagggagaggctgaataggctaggggtattttccctggaatgtcagaggctgaggggttacctgGCAGAAGTTTAAAAACGAATAAGAGCATGGACAGAGTGATTATTCAAGTTCTTTTGCTCAAGATAGGCAagcccaaaactggagggcataggtttaaagtgaaagggtaaagatttaaaagggaaaccAATGGGCAATATTTTCACCTGGCAGGTGGTGTGTATGTGAAATGGGCTGTAAGAAGAGGTAGTGGAGGctagtataattacaatatttaagttACATCTGAataggtatatgaatgggaagtgtttagagggacatgggccaaatgctgacaaatgggacaagattaatttacaatatctggttggcgtggacaatatggaccaaagtgtctgtttccatactgtatgactgtataactaGACATTGAATATTGACAGGGATTGGAAAGACAGAGCAGGACAGATTAACCATCATTCTAGTAAAAACCTAGTACCAGCTTAATGGGCTGAGTAGTCTCAcatgctctctctcgctctctgtctctctgttttgaTGTGATTTTATTTGGCATCATTGGCCCACAGTTTCTGAATGGAGTGAGGAGGGATCATTACATTAACCCTAATAAGTAACACAAACAGGCAAGGGAAAGCAGCAGGGGCACTGGAACCTGTTCCTGTTTTCCTCATTCTCAAGTTCTGAGCAAAGATTGGGAAGAAGGAAGGCTTCTCTTACCTGGTGCAGCAGAAACACCATCTTGGATCGAGCAGGTTGCCAGTGCTCCCAGCACAACAGTAgctacacacagtgctgtcctcATCCTGGCCTGGCCCAACTTGCAAGTGTTCAGTGTTGCAGGGCGAGTGTGGATGACGAGGGAGCTGTCACCTCCTGGTTTATATCCTGGAGAGACTGTACCGAGTCAGCAATTCAGACCCTCCCTGAAACTTTCCCCATGCCCCAGCAATGACACTGTGCCTGGAATTGTTCCTCCATGGCTGTTCTCCCTGAAATGGGAAGTTCATGTTGTTCTCTGAATGTGATTTTTGGAGACAGGAGCATGAGCAGCTGGAACTTCTGAGGTCAGTGTTTCTCAGCAAATTGTCATCTCGATTCCCTCAGCCTGGCCCCAACTTCCCTCTCCAGGCTAGAGAGAGGCAATGGGAGCACTCGAGCTTCCTGAGTGACCCATTGCTCACTGAGTCTGCTGTCAGAGAGGCAGCTCAGAGCAGGAAGTGAGATTAACATCAAAATATCTCACTGCAGGAGAAAAAGGTTGCGTTTCCATAGCGCCCTTCCCCAACTCAGGAACTCTCAAAATATAAAATTGTCTGTCGGGTCTTTCTCAGCCATCGTCACTGTCAATATTGTAGGACAAGAGAATTtatgtgacaccaggttatagtccaacaggtttatttaaaatcacaagcttttgtagcgCTGCTCCTTTATTAAGTGAAGGAGCACCTTCAGGATTTCACCTgacaattttgcagtgcaaatcAACCTGTTGGGCGATTAGCtggtgacttctgaccttatccaccctagtccaacaccggtCCCTCCACAATATTGTAGGAGGGACAGCAGAAactgtggcacggtggctcagtgggtagcactgtggcctcacagcaccagggacccaggttcgattccagcctcaggtgactgtcggtgtggagtttgcacattatccccgtgtctgcgtgggtttcctccgggtgctccggtttcctcccacagtccaaagatgtgcaggctagatgggttggccgtgctaaattgcctgtagtgttcaggggtgtgtgggttatgggggggtgggtctcagtgggatgcttcaaagggcggtgtggacttgttgggctgaaggccctgtttccacactgtagcaaatctaatctaatctaatcccacaAACTACAGTGTAATAGTCACCTAACAATCAACCATTGACAGTTGCTTTTATGAGTcaagg includes:
- the LOC125459634 gene encoding eotaxin-like, whose product is MRTALCVATVVLGALATCSIQDGVSAAPAGSVTFDCCENFKTTRIPHKRLVSFTRTVGCSTPSIIFTNRRKMRICTRASEKWVQNAVAYLEKKLGIES